A section of the Pimelobacter simplex genome encodes:
- a CDS encoding nuclear transport factor 2 family protein, translating into MTTSAAEITEAYAAFHEKVVGFAASGDWTGYADLFTPDAVYVEHAMGTFTGRDEIREWSVRTMTSYPGRLMPEFPISWQVVDADAGRLVCEVLNPMPDPGDGTMLTEPNITIMTYAGDGLFSGEEDVYNPLRFHAMAQKWARIAAAHDNADEDVLSWLDKFGGGR; encoded by the coding sequence ATGACGACGTCTGCCGCCGAGATCACCGAGGCCTACGCCGCCTTCCACGAGAAGGTCGTGGGCTTCGCCGCGTCCGGCGACTGGACCGGCTACGCCGACCTGTTCACCCCCGACGCGGTCTACGTCGAGCACGCGATGGGCACCTTCACCGGGCGCGACGAGATCCGCGAGTGGTCGGTGCGCACCATGACGTCGTACCCCGGGCGGTTGATGCCGGAGTTCCCGATCTCGTGGCAGGTCGTCGACGCCGACGCCGGCCGCCTCGTCTGCGAGGTGCTCAACCCGATGCCCGACCCGGGCGACGGCACGATGCTGACCGAGCCCAACATCACGATCATGACCTACGCCGGCGACGGCCTGTTCTCCGGCGAGGAGGACGTCTACAACCCCCTGCGCTTCCACGCGATGGCGCAGAAGTGGGCCCGGATCGCCGCCGCCCACGACAACGCCGACGAGGACGTCCTCAGCTGGCTCGACAAGTTCGGTGGTGGACGGTGA
- a CDS encoding MMPL family transporter, which translates to MAPPEGDRVARYARFAVRRAGWVVLAWLAVTVVMNTAVPQLEEVAGRDSSPMVPKDAPSMQAVAAMDEAFGSGRSESFIVVAMERTSGLTKADTRYAEDLVTELEKDTDDVAFVQDVRRPELREALTSTDRQARYLLVGITGATGAPASLRQVGAVREIAREHAPDGLTVEVTGPTATVVDLATETEHSVLRITVVTIGLIALILFLIYRSFAIPVLILSVVGIGLGLGRAVVAWCGMEDFFAVSTFSGSFLTAIVLGAGTDYAVFLVARYHEQRRLGVEPTRAAAIAASRVGSVIAGSAITVVLAAMTMAIADLGFFNTTGPAIAVSIAVNLFVSLTLTPALLALAGRRGWAEPRDSKAAGVWQRVAGLVAARPGRMLAASLVPLALLAALFPLTDLSYDVRDPLPDGAESNRGYALLARHFPVNEVLPDYVVIQADHDLRNSRDLALIERASAAVAQHDGVALVRGITRPLGEPITEASVAYQSGLVGDRLDQATTKVAEGAAGADELADGAGRLDDGAGELARGADQAVTGADRIATSTARLSRGMDKLLDGADAAVAGTGDLRTGATTLADGLTTAADQVQIAVDGLALVHDALATKSLTCNLDPACRKARTGIKQIWEAQRDQLLPGLREAARGARTLASGTGDLRAGLRQLRSGLAQARTGTTQLAAGQRTFADRLGELSTGADQLAEGTGRLRGGTQQVAASLPELEEGLAAAARHLRTTSSQADDPASGGFYLPPTALERQDFAAASRLFVSPDGRTARIAVLGTTDAFGPEAADRSAEIRTIVATSFNGTRLAGADVATTGMPSTNADLRRYSMSDLRTIATFALIAVFLVLLLLLRSLVAAFTLMATVVLSYVAAIGLSVLVWQYGLGIQLDWTVAAVAFVVLVAVGADYNLLLTKRMHEEAPDGSAAGIARATAATGGVITTAGVIFAVSMMALMAGRVTTIGQVGFTIAVGLLLDTFVVRSLLVPAIATLLGKRLWWPQRTRAAEG; encoded by the coding sequence CCAAGGACGCGCCGTCGATGCAGGCGGTCGCCGCGATGGACGAGGCCTTCGGCAGCGGGCGCAGCGAGAGCTTCATCGTCGTCGCGATGGAGCGCACGTCGGGGCTGACCAAGGCCGACACCCGGTACGCCGAGGACCTGGTCACCGAGCTGGAGAAGGACACCGACGACGTCGCCTTCGTCCAGGACGTACGCCGCCCCGAGCTGCGCGAGGCCCTGACCAGCACCGACCGCCAGGCCCGCTACCTCCTCGTCGGGATCACCGGCGCCACCGGCGCGCCGGCGTCGCTGCGCCAGGTCGGCGCGGTCCGCGAGATCGCGCGCGAGCACGCACCGGACGGACTGACCGTCGAGGTGACCGGCCCGACCGCGACGGTCGTCGACCTGGCCACCGAGACCGAGCACAGCGTCCTGCGGATCACCGTCGTCACGATCGGCCTGATCGCGCTCATCCTGTTCCTGATCTACCGCTCGTTCGCGATCCCGGTGCTCATCCTCAGTGTGGTCGGGATCGGGCTCGGCCTCGGCCGCGCGGTGGTGGCATGGTGCGGGATGGAGGACTTCTTCGCGGTCTCGACGTTCAGCGGCTCGTTTCTCACCGCGATCGTGCTGGGAGCGGGCACCGACTACGCGGTGTTCCTGGTCGCGCGCTACCACGAGCAGCGCCGCCTCGGCGTCGAGCCGACCCGGGCCGCCGCGATCGCCGCGAGCCGCGTGGGCTCGGTGATCGCGGGCTCCGCGATCACCGTCGTGCTCGCCGCGATGACGATGGCGATCGCGGACCTGGGCTTCTTCAACACGACCGGTCCGGCGATCGCGGTCAGCATCGCGGTCAACCTGTTCGTCAGCCTCACGCTCACCCCGGCGCTGCTCGCGCTGGCCGGGCGCCGCGGCTGGGCCGAGCCCCGTGATTCCAAGGCCGCCGGTGTCTGGCAGCGCGTGGCCGGCCTCGTCGCGGCCCGCCCGGGCCGGATGCTCGCCGCCTCGCTGGTCCCCCTGGCGCTCCTGGCGGCGCTCTTCCCCCTCACCGACCTCTCGTACGACGTCCGCGACCCGCTGCCCGACGGCGCCGAGAGCAACCGCGGCTACGCCCTGCTGGCGCGGCACTTCCCGGTCAACGAGGTGCTCCCGGACTACGTCGTGATCCAGGCCGACCACGACCTGCGCAACTCCCGCGACCTCGCGCTCATCGAGCGCGCGTCCGCGGCCGTCGCCCAGCACGACGGCGTGGCGCTGGTCCGCGGCATCACCCGCCCGCTGGGCGAGCCGATCACCGAGGCGTCGGTCGCCTACCAGTCCGGGCTCGTGGGCGACCGGCTCGACCAGGCGACGACCAAGGTCGCCGAGGGCGCGGCCGGAGCGGACGAGCTGGCCGACGGCGCCGGACGCCTCGACGACGGCGCGGGCGAGCTCGCTCGGGGTGCCGACCAGGCGGTGACGGGCGCCGACCGGATCGCGACCTCGACCGCGCGCCTCTCGCGCGGCATGGACAAGCTGCTCGACGGCGCCGACGCGGCCGTCGCCGGCACCGGGGACCTCCGCACCGGCGCGACCACTCTCGCCGACGGCCTCACCACGGCCGCCGACCAGGTGCAGATCGCGGTCGACGGGCTCGCCCTCGTCCACGACGCGCTCGCGACCAAGAGCCTCACGTGCAACCTCGATCCCGCCTGCCGCAAGGCCCGCACGGGCATCAAGCAGATCTGGGAGGCCCAGCGCGACCAGCTCCTGCCGGGGCTGCGCGAGGCCGCCCGCGGTGCGCGCACGCTCGCCTCGGGGACCGGCGACCTGCGCGCCGGACTGCGCCAGCTGCGCTCCGGGCTCGCCCAGGCCCGGACCGGTACGACGCAGCTCGCCGCCGGCCAGCGCACGTTCGCCGACCGCCTGGGCGAGCTGTCCACGGGAGCCGACCAGCTCGCCGAGGGGACCGGCCGGCTGCGCGGCGGCACCCAGCAGGTCGCCGCCTCCCTGCCCGAGCTCGAGGAGGGCCTCGCCGCCGCGGCGCGCCACCTGCGCACCACCAGCAGCCAGGCCGACGACCCGGCCAGTGGCGGCTTCTACCTGCCGCCGACCGCCCTGGAGCGGCAGGACTTCGCGGCGGCCAGCCGGCTCTTCGTCTCCCCGGACGGCCGGACCGCGCGGATCGCCGTGCTCGGCACGACCGACGCCTTCGGCCCCGAGGCCGCGGACCGCTCGGCCGAGATCCGCACGATCGTCGCCACGTCGTTCAACGGCACCCGGCTCGCCGGCGCGGACGTCGCGACGACCGGCATGCCGAGCACCAACGCCGACCTGCGGCGCTACTCGATGTCGGACCTGCGCACCATCGCGACCTTCGCGCTGATCGCGGTCTTCCTCGTCCTGCTCCTGCTGCTGCGCAGCCTCGTCGCGGCGTTCACGCTCATGGCCACGGTCGTCCTGTCGTACGTCGCCGCGATCGGGCTCTCCGTCCTCGTCTGGCAGTACGGGCTGGGGATCCAGCTCGACTGGACCGTCGCCGCGGTCGCGTTCGTCGTCCTCGTCGCCGTCGGCGCCGACTACAACCTGCTGCTGACCAAGCGCATGCACGAGGAGGCGCCCGACGGATCCGCGGCGGGCATCGCGCGGGCGACGGCCGCCACGGGCGGCGTGATCACCACCGCGGGCGTGATCTTCGCGGTCAGCATGATGGCGCTCATGGCCGGGCGGGTGACCACGATCGGCCAGGTCGGGTTCACCATCGCGGTCGGCCTGCTGCTCGACACGTTCGTCGTGCGCTCGCTCCTCGTGCCCGCGATCGCTACGTTGCTGGGAAAGCGGCTGTGGTGGCCGCAACGGACTCGGGCAGCAGAGGGATGA
- a CDS encoding adenylate/guanylate cyclase domain-containing protein — protein MPRRSSSPRRSPFGSRILGPRDQQPRRLRIRIQVLLTVLLVGTNLIGALVVFVINTWAIPSPAPNREMVIALAIAIPTYVFVAAAIGAVWGTTTSLRALRWATQPGVDPDRTQRARALRVPLTLTVMQLTMWLVGTVLFTVLTIILQPSRILGTALTVSIGAMVVAGISYLFTEFSLRPIAARALSDVRVTQRIRGVGVGPRMAIFWTLGTGAPIVGLLIAAILALTPSGNDATLDQLAVVTIIVCVIVLLFGFLLTDLNARSVVAPLLSVRDAMRAVEAGHLDTDVVVYDGTELGQLQSGFNDMVTGLQEREQIRDLFGRHVGQEVAAAAAALGAGEIELGGETRTCSVLFVDLVGSTTYATEHGPTEVVAVLNRFFGVVVDEVDRHHGLVNKFIGDAVLAVFGAPVEHPDHAAAALSAARAMAVRLAAEVPEVGAGIGIATGQVVAGNVGHEQRFEYTVIGDAVNSAARLTDLAKDVPGGVLAAWASVEAAGPDEAPYWREHGEVTLRGRATPTRLAVQASASSA, from the coding sequence ATGCCGCGTCGGTCCTCCTCTCCCCGGCGCAGCCCCTTCGGCTCGCGGATCCTCGGTCCGCGCGACCAGCAGCCGCGCCGCCTGCGGATCCGCATCCAGGTGCTGCTGACCGTGCTGCTCGTCGGGACCAACCTGATCGGCGCCCTCGTGGTGTTCGTCATCAACACCTGGGCGATCCCCTCACCGGCCCCGAACCGGGAGATGGTCATCGCGCTCGCGATCGCCATCCCGACGTACGTCTTCGTCGCGGCGGCGATCGGCGCGGTCTGGGGGACGACGACCTCGCTGCGCGCGCTCCGGTGGGCCACCCAGCCCGGCGTCGACCCCGACCGGACCCAGCGGGCCCGGGCGCTGCGGGTGCCGCTGACGCTGACCGTCATGCAGCTGACGATGTGGCTGGTCGGCACGGTGCTGTTCACGGTGCTCACGATCATCCTGCAGCCCTCGCGCATCCTCGGCACGGCGCTGACGGTGAGCATCGGCGCGATGGTGGTGGCCGGGATCTCCTACCTGTTCACCGAGTTCTCGCTGCGCCCGATCGCGGCCCGCGCGCTGAGCGACGTACGGGTGACCCAGCGGATCCGCGGCGTCGGGGTCGGCCCGCGGATGGCGATCTTCTGGACCCTCGGCACCGGCGCCCCGATCGTCGGCCTGCTCATCGCCGCGATCCTGGCGCTCACCCCGAGCGGGAACGACGCCACGCTCGACCAGCTCGCCGTCGTGACCATCATCGTGTGCGTCATCGTGCTGCTGTTCGGCTTCCTGCTCACCGACCTCAACGCGCGGTCCGTCGTCGCTCCCCTGCTGTCGGTGCGCGACGCCATGCGCGCCGTCGAGGCGGGCCACCTCGACACCGACGTCGTCGTGTACGACGGCACCGAGCTCGGCCAGCTCCAGAGCGGCTTCAACGACATGGTCACCGGCCTCCAGGAGCGCGAGCAGATCCGCGACCTGTTCGGCCGCCACGTCGGCCAGGAGGTCGCCGCCGCGGCGGCGGCCCTCGGCGCGGGCGAGATCGAGCTGGGGGGCGAGACCCGCACCTGCTCGGTGCTCTTCGTCGACCTGGTCGGCTCCACGACGTACGCCACCGAGCACGGGCCGACCGAGGTCGTGGCGGTGCTCAACCGGTTCTTCGGCGTGGTGGTCGACGAGGTCGACCGGCACCACGGCCTGGTCAACAAGTTCATCGGCGACGCGGTGCTGGCGGTCTTCGGAGCACCCGTCGAGCACCCCGATCATGCCGCGGCGGCGCTGTCGGCCGCCCGCGCCATGGCGGTCCGGCTGGCGGCCGAGGTGCCCGAGGTGGGCGCCGGCATCGGGATCGCGACCGGCCAGGTCGTCGCCGGCAATGTCGGTCACGAGCAGCGCTTCGAGTACACCGTGATCGGCGACGCCGTGAACTCCGCGGCCCGGCTCACCGACCTCGCCAAGGACGTCCCCGGCGGCGTGCTCGCCGCGTGGGCCTCGGTCGAGGCCGCGGGTCCCGACGAGGCGCCGTACTGGCGCGAGCACGGCGAGGTGACGCTGCGCGGGCGGGCGACGCCCACCCGGCTGGCGGTTCAGGCCAGCGCGTCGAGCGCCTGA
- a CDS encoding TetR/AcrR family transcriptional regulator produces the protein MRQADLRERLIRAAEQEIAACGPAKASLRAIARRVGVSHQATAHHFDDRAGLFTALAVEGFELLLDRTRTAVAGVPADGGRQVTAAGVAYVEFADRQPTMFDVMFRPELLHADDAGLCAVRLTHRALLLDLVGAAQGTGWAASVPTEELVTIGWATVHGLAVLQRDAQLTAVPTEVDLDPAKLLVVIGQALDALA, from the coding sequence ATGAGACAGGCCGACCTGCGGGAGCGGCTGATCCGCGCGGCGGAGCAGGAGATCGCGGCCTGCGGCCCGGCCAAGGCGAGCCTGCGGGCCATCGCGCGGCGGGTCGGGGTGTCCCACCAGGCCACGGCGCACCACTTCGACGACCGGGCGGGGCTGTTCACGGCGCTGGCGGTCGAGGGCTTCGAGCTGCTCCTCGACCGCACCCGGACGGCGGTCGCGGGCGTCCCGGCCGACGGTGGGCGCCAGGTGACGGCCGCGGGCGTCGCCTACGTCGAGTTCGCCGACCGGCAGCCGACGATGTTCGACGTGATGTTCCGCCCCGAGCTGCTGCACGCCGACGACGCCGGGCTGTGCGCGGTCCGGCTGACCCACCGGGCGCTGCTGCTCGACCTCGTCGGCGCCGCGCAGGGCACCGGCTGGGCCGCGTCGGTGCCGACGGAGGAGCTCGTCACCATCGGCTGGGCCACCGTGCACGGGCTGGCCGTGCTCCAGCGCGACGCCCAGCTGACCGCCGTACCGACCGAGGTGGACCTGGACCCGGCCAAGCTGCTCGTCGTGATCGGTCAGGCGCTCGACGCGCTGGCCTGA